One window of Nicotiana tomentosiformis chromosome 11, ASM39032v3, whole genome shotgun sequence genomic DNA carries:
- the LOC104111349 gene encoding pectinesterase-like has protein sequence MRFTTTFVMIWLTIICYGGCQQITQPPNAIVALDGSGNYTTIMAAVSAAPNNSVTYYYIKIKQGTYNEYVQIESWKTNIVFIGEGMDKTIISGDKSYGAGIGTIYTATVGVNGQGFVAQGITFRNIAGAKMLQAVALRAEADFLTFYQCRFEGYQDTLYTKYGRQFYRDCDILGTIDFICGDAAAVFQNCLIEVRQPLLGQYITITAQERDVETLLTGLVLQNCTLKATPDLEKAGNITMYLGRPWGNFSRTVILQSYIDLLINPRGWIDFEGMPLVRPFYMEYRNRGPGADTKGRVKWAVATDDPKVASSFTVRNFIGGDKWIPPTIPYYLDLP, from the exons ATGAGGTTCACTACTACTTTTGTCATGATTTGGTTAACCATTATATGCTATGGAGGATGCCAACAAATAACACAACCTCCTAATGCAATAGTAGCACTAGATGGCTCGGGCAATTATACGACAATAATGGCTGCAGTCTCAGCAGCTCCAAACAATAGCGTTACATATTACTACATCAAAATAAAACAAGGAACCTACAATGAATACGTCCAAATCGAAAGCTGGAAAACGAACATAGTTTTCATCGGAGAAGGAATGGACAAAACCATAATATCGGGAGATAAAAGTTATGGTGCGGGAATCGGGACAATTTATACAGCAACTGTGG GGGTGAATGGCCAGGGCTTCGTAGCCCAAGGAATCACTTTTAGGAACATAGCTGGAGCTAAAATGCTACAGGCAGTAGCATTAAGAGCAGAAGCAGATTTTCTTACCTTCTACCAATGCCGTTTTGAGGGTTATCAAGATACTCTATATACAAAGTACGGTAGACAATTTTATAGGGATTGTGATATCTTGGGCACCATAGACTTTATCTGCGGTGATGCAGCTGCAGTATTCCAAAATTGTTTGATTGAAGTACGTCAGCCTTTGCTTGGCCAATATATTACCATCACTGCACAAGAGAGAGATGTTGAGACTTTATTAACTGGACTAGTGTTGCAAAACTGCACCTTAAAAGCAACCCCGGACTTGGAGAAAGCAGGTAATATCACTATGTATTTAGGTCGCCCATGGGGTAACTTCTCAAGAACTGTGATTTTGCAAAGTTATATTGACCTATTGATAAATCCACGAGGATGGATAGACTTTGAGGGAATGCCCCTAGTCCGCCCATTTTATATGGAATATAGAAATAGAGGACCAGGTGCAGATACAAAGGGACGTGTGAAGTGGGCAGTTGCCACCGATGATCCAAAGGTCGCATCAAGTTTCACTGTTAGGAATTTCATAGGCGGTGACAAATGGATACCCCCCACAATTCCATATTATTTGGATCTCCCGTGA